The region CGTTCGTGATGGGGCAGGGCAATAAGAAGCTTTCCAAGCGCGATCCGGAATCGAACCTGTTTAATCACCGCGACAACGGCATCATCCCGGAGGGCATGATCAATTACCTCGCGCTGCTGGGCTGGTCGCTGTCTTCTGATGAAGACATCTTCAGCGTTGATCAGCTTGTCGAGGCGTTCGATGTTTCTGATGTGCTTGGTAACCCTGCGCGCTTCGACCAGAAGAAGCTAGAGGCGATCAACGCTGACCACATCCGCTTGCTTGAGCCAAAGGACTTCGAACAGCGCCTGCGTGATTACCTGACCGAGTTCACCGACTTCCCAGTCGACTACCCGGCTGACAAGTTCGCACTCGCCGCCGAGTTGGTTCAGACCCGTATCAAGGTCCTGTCAGATGCGTATGGACTGCTGAAGTTCCTTGTTACTCCGGATGCAGATCTTGTCCTCAACGAGAAAGCGGCGAAGAAGAACCTCAAGGACACTGCTGTCCAGCCTCTCGACGCCGGCATTGCGGCACTCGACGCCATTGCTGAAGATGACTGGACTACTGAGTCCATTGAGAAGGCTCTGCACACCGCGCTGATCGAAGAACTGGAGTTGAAGCCACGCGTTGCGTTCGGTGCGCTCCGTGTTGGAATCTCCGGGGAGCAGGTTTCTCCACCACTCTTCGAGTCGATGGAGCTGCTGGGTAAGCAGTCCACGATGGCGCGCTTGCGCGCTGCGCGTGAGGTTACTCCGTACACTGCGCCGGAGGCTTAACGGGCCTAACGAGCATTGGCGAAGTCGAAGAGGTATCGCATGGTTTGCGATACCTCTTTTTCTATTATGACCAGGCGATTTGTGTCGTATTGGGCTTTATGGTTATAGTAGTCATCGTTGTTCAGAGCGAGCAAGGCAAAACGAAAGAAACAGTTTAGTCTTGTGAGTGAAGAAAAACAATGGCCTATGGTGTAATTGGCAACACAACGGTTTCTGGTACCGTCATTCTTGGTTCGAGTCCAGGTAGGCCAGCTACAGAACTTTGGTTCTGTGTCCTAATGCCCCGTTCGTCTAGCGGCCTAGGACGTCGCCCTCTCACGGCGGTAACACGGGTTCAAATCCCGTACGGGGTACAAGTAACAGCCAGTGCGTTGCACTGGCTGTTTTGCTTTGTTTACCTTGGTCGGTCCGTCAGTATGGTTGGTACAGTTTCTCTATGCCGATCCCTGTACGAAAACGCTGTGTCCTAGCAGTCTCGGTGGTAGTGATGCTTGCCCAGGCGCAGGTACCGCCAGCTGAAGCGGAGGCCAGTTCAGCCCAGAACAATCCGTTGTCGTCCATCTTTACAGGCGAGCCTTCGCGGTCAGGGTCGAGCGTGCTTGATGCCGCAAGCGTGGTGTTGGCGGTTCTCAGCCTGAGTTCCGCAGTGCCATTGCTCGCCATCCCCGCAGCGGTGTTGGTTGCGTTAGGCAGGGGAGAGCTGGGGTCATCGATGTACCAGCTGTATCCGGGAAGCTCCACTGGTTCGTCGAGAGGAGATGCATCAGCAACGTTTCCAGCGCATGATGCGCCGCCCGCTGAGCTGCGGTCTATGCGCCAAGTTGAAGGGGACTTGTGGGAACTCACGGTGTGGTCGCCGTCGATGCAGCGAGAGGTGACGAATGATGTGCTGCTGCCGAGTGGCACCGCGCCTCGACCAACGTTTTACCTCATGATGGGGGCAGATGGCGCTGCGGGCGGCTACAGCTGGGCGAATTCCTCAGAGTACCAAGCGTTCTTCGCTGGCAAGCTCGTCAATGTGGTGACACCGAAGGGGTCAGTGTCTTCAATGCAGGCCGACTGGTATCGAGAGGACCCGGCTACAGGTATGAACAAGTGGCTCACCTACATGACTCGTGAGTTACCGCCACTTATCGACGCCCAGTTCCACGGCAACGGGCACGACGCCATCGCCGGCATCTCGATGTCTGGTGGCCCTGCGCTGGACATCGCCGTGAATGCTCCGGATCGGTTCGTGGCGGCCGCATCCTACTCGGGCTGCCCGGCGACCACCGGCGTGCTCGGCGGTATCTACACATCGTCAGGGGTGACGATGAACAAGGGGAACCCGGTCAACATGTGGGGGACGTCGTCGAACAGGGCGTGGTGGCGGCACTCGCCAATTCTTAACCTGGAGCGACTACGCGGGACCACGCTATGGCTGGGGGCCGCACAGGGCGTGCCCGGCGCGATTGACGAGGAGGCATCGTCAAAGAGGCTCGGAGCGCCCATGGTAATCGAAGCAACTTCGTATGCATGCTCGAAGTACTTCGCTGAGACAGCGCAGCAGCAAGGGCTCAACGTGACGTGGCATGAAATCGTTGAGGGAACCCATACGTGGGGAGTGTTTGAGCATATGCTGCGAGCGTCATGGCCAACCATCGAGGGCGCGTTGCGGGAAAGTGGCGCGTGGCCTGCAGATTTGGAGAGTTCATAGGGCGACGTTTATTGTTAACGAGTCGCAAAAAGCGAGCGCGCCCCGTTCGTCTAGCGGCCTAGGACGTCGCCCTCTCACGGCGGTAACACGGGTTCAAATCCCGTACGGGGTACAAAGGCAGTCAGTGCAAGCACTGGCTGCCTTTCTTTTTGTGCTTCAAAGGCATGTAGTTTACAGGCTGCGCAGTTCGCGTACCATCGGAGGACCAAACTCCAAGATGAAAGGAACGTGAACATATCATGAGAAAAGCTCATTCTGCGGCGCTTGCAGCGGTGGCTGCTAGCGCACTGCTGCTGGGCGGCTGCTCGCAAGCTGGCACGAGCGCACCATCCACATCGTCAGAGGCCGCCCCGGCCAGTGAAGCGCACTGGGGGTACGAGGGCGATGGTTCCCCAGAGCATTGGGGAGAGCTTTCTGCTGAATTCGAGACCTGTGGGGCAGGCAAGGAGCAGAGCCCGATTAACCTGCGTGATGCTACCCCTGAAGACTTGGCAGACATAGAGTTTGCATATGCTGCCAGCACGGGTGAAGTTCTGAATAACGGACACACGTTGCAGTACACGCCGTCGACAACGCAGAAGGTAACTCTCGACGGTGAAGATCTGGAGCTCGCGCAGCTGCACATGCACACTCCTGCAGAGCACGAGGTCGACGGTAAGCAGCTTCCTGGCGAGATCCACTTTGTACACAAGAATGCGGCAGGTGACATTACAGTCCTCGGAATTCTGCTTGAGGAAGGTGCACCGAACGAGCTAGTGCAGTATTTGCTCGATAACGCTCCAGACACCGTAGATTCCTCGCACATTTCCCAAGAGGAAGTCAACATTTCGGATGCTCTTCCAGCATCACATGAGTACATCACGTATGCAGGCTCTTTGACGACGCCACCTTGCACTGAAAACGTTCGTTGGATCGTGATGACGCAGCCGGTGACGGCTTCGACTGAGCAGCTGCAAGCATTCGAATCGACTATTGGGAAGAACGCACGCCCTGTTCAGGACATGAACGGTCGCGAGCTGACCTTGGATGCAACGAGTTAACCACACGGTGGCGGAGAGTACCCTGGTCACGTGCTGATTACAGTGTTGCTCTCCATCACGTTCGCGTGCGGGCTGATCATCGCAGCCCTGCATGTGTTGAACCACCAGTTCATCGCCCCTGTGTATGACGTGTGGCTCAACCTCGCAGCGTTTGCAGCGGCCACGACGTCGAATACGTTGCTGCACCAACCGTTGCCGGCGGTTCTGTCGGGGTGTGCTGTGGCCGCCTGGGTGTATCTCGGAATGAGAACGGTGAGAGCGAAGCGTGCTGGACTTGTTGCTGGCGGGCAGCGCCGCCAGCAATCAAGGGTTACCGCAGGGCCTCGGTGAGCTCCTGAGCAGCCTCATGCAGCTCGGGGCCCCACTTTTCGATTGGGGTGGGGGTGAGCCGCTCGGCCGGCCCGGAAACGGAAAGGACAGCGATGACTGATCCGTCTGGGTTGGTGATGGGCGCAGACAGGCTCGCCAGCCCAACTTCACGCTCTGCGATTGACTCAGCGAGTCCGGTTTCACGGATCGCCTCGAGGTCTTGCGAGGGAAACGGCGAGGCGTCGATAAGTGAGTGGGCGGCGAACACACGGGCAGCTGAGCCTGCGGTGAGTGAGAGCTGCGAGCCCACGGGAACTGTGTAGGTGAGGCCGCTCTCGGGCTTTTCTGCCGCGATGCAGGTGCGAGTGTCTCCGCTGAGCTTGTAGAGCTGCACGGACTCGCCAGTGACTTCAACGAGGTTGCGCATGATTGGTGCGGCGGCAGAGAGCAAACGGGGGGAGGAGTGCCCTGAAAAGTGGGAGAGTGCGCGGCCGATCGTCCATTGTCCGTCCTCTGTCCTTGCTAGGACGTTATGCACTTCCAGTGCAGTGGCTATTCGGTGAGTCGTCGCTCGGGGCAGTCCGGTTGCTTCGCTGAGCTCGGCGAGGGTTTTGTCGCCGCCTGCGACCGCTCGTACGATGGAAATCGAGCGATCGAGCACTTTAATTCCAGAGTCTTCGCTATACTGTCTCACGTCATGGATTCTACCATCTCACTCGGTGGGAGGTGGTTGCGACTGTTGAGGAGGAGCAAGATGGGCCAAAAGCCATTAACGCTGGCGGAAAAAGTGTGGCGTGATCACGTGGTCACCCGTGGAGAGAACGGTCAGCCTGATCTTCTCTACATCGATTTTCAACTCCTGCACGAGGTGACGTCACCGCAGGCATTTGATGGTTTGCGCCTCAACGGGCGCCGCATGCGCCACCCAGAGCTGCACCTTGCTACCGAAGATCACAACGTGCCAACCACGGGCATCGTTTCTGGCGAGCTGACAGAAATTAGCGACCCGACCTCGCGCACCCAGGTCTCGACGCTGCGAAAGAACTGTGAAGAGTTCGGCGTTGTGCTGCACGAAATGGGTGATGAGGAACAGGGCATCGTCCACACCGTTGGTCCGCAGCTGGGCATTAGCCAGCCGGGCATGACGATCGTGTGCGGCGACTCGCATACGTCGACGCACGGTGCGTTCGGTTCGATCGCCATGGGTATCGGCACCTCTGAGGTAGAGCACGTCATGGCGACCCAGACGCTGCCGCTGGCACCGTTCAAGACGATGGCGATTGAGGTCAGTGGAACGCTGCAACCTGGTGTGAGTGCGAAAGATTTGATCCTGGCAATCATCGCCAAGATTGGTACTGGCGGTGGCCAAGGGCACATCATTGAATACCGTGGCGAAGCCATTCGGAAACTTTCAATGGAAGCGCGCATGACCATCTGCAACATGTCCATCGAGGCAGGCGCCCGTGCCGGCATGGTGGCACCCGATGAGACGACATTTGAGTACGTTAAGGGACGTCCGTACGCGCCGAAGGGGAAGGACTGGGACGACGCAGTGGCGTACTGGAAGACGCTGCCAACTGACCCCGGCGCGAAGTTCGACACCGTCGTCGAGATCGACGCCTCGACGCTTACCCCGTTCGTCACCTGGGGTACCAATCCTGGCCAGGGCTTGCCGCTGAGCGCCTCTGTTCCTGATCCTGAGGACTTCGGAGACGACAGTGCGAAGCAGGCCGCGGAAAAGGCATTGCAGTACATGGGGTTGACCCCTGGCACGCCGTTGCGTGACATCAAGATTGATACGGTCTTTCTGGGATCGTGCACGAACGCGCGCATCGAAGACTTGCGCGCCGCTGCAGAGGTTGTGCGCGGCCAAAAAATCGCGGAGGGGACCCGCATGCTGGTCGTGCCGTCCTCTGCCAAGGTCAAGCAGCAGGCGGAAGAAGAAGGCCTGCACACAATCTTTGAGGAGTTCGGCGCTGAGTGGCGCACCGCAGGTTGCTCGATGTGTCTGGGTATGAACCCCGACCAGCTTGCACCTGGAGAGCGCAGCGCTTCGACGTCCAACCGAAACTTCGAAGGCCGCCAAGGACCTGGTGGTCGCACACACCTAGTTTCGCCCGAAGTTGCGGCAGCTACAGCAGTACTCGGTCACCTCGCCGCACCCGCAGACATCACTTCCACCGCCAACGCACAGTAGTCAGGAGCTGAACACGATCATGGAAAAATTCACAACCCACAGTGGCGTCGCAGTTCCGTTGACGCGGTCAAATGTGGACACCGACCAGATTATTCCCGCCCGCTACCTCAAGCGGGTGACCCGTACCGGATTCGAAGATGGCCTGTTTTCAAACTGGCGCAACAATGAACCTGACTTTGTGCTGAACAACGAGGCATACAAGGAAGGGTCGGTACTGTTCGCCGGCCCTGACTTCGGCACTGGCTCCTCCCGCGAACACGCGGTGTGGGCTCTGCAGGACTACGGGTTCCGGGCGGTATTTAGCCCACGGTTTGCTGATATCTTCCGAGGCAACGCGGGCAAAGCGGGCCTTCTAGCTGGCATCATGTCGGAGTCTGACATCGAACTGATCTGGAAGCAGCTCGAGCAGGCACCAGGCACTGTCGCTACTGTTTCACTACCGGACCGCACCGTCACAGTCGGGGAGAGTACCTACTCGTTCGACGTCGACGACTACACGCGTTGGCGCCTGAGCGAAGGCCTCGACGATATCGGGCTGACGCTGCGAAACGAGCAAGCCATCGAGGGGTACGAACAGCAGCGTCGCCCGTTTTACCCCGCTACTTCTCCTCGGTAGCAGGGGTGCCGAGACGTTCGAGAGCCGAAGGTGCGAACGTCGACAAGAAGTCGCGGACTGACGTCGTGATGCCGTGGATAGCGGAGGAGACGTGGTCCGCGAACTGCTGGTCGCTGTACTCCCAATAGCCCGGCATGACATACGCAACGCCCAGAGCGGAGACATCGCGCTTCTCGTCTTTCATTACGACGAGCGATGGGAATGCGTGGGCGTTGTTGTAGTCCTCGCACCACGTGAGCACTTCGTCGAAACGACTTGCGTCGACAGCATCGATTGAGACAGTAGAGACGAAATGCAGACTTGTATCGACCAGCTTCATCTCAAAGCCGATACCGGAAAATGCTGTAATGAGAGAGTTGTACTGCGTAGGCTCCCGGTACTCCCAACCTCGCTCGTCAAACAATTTGCGAAGACGATCAAGACTTAACGGCTGTAGCTGTTGCATTTTACTGTTCCTTCTCCTGCTTGTACGGGTGCTTGTCTTTGAGATGCGCGAAGTTTTCGTCGAGCGCTTCCACCGCGTAGTGCATGATGGAGAAGTAAAACTGCAGCATTGACTGCAGCTGCTCGTCGCTGAAACCGTCGGAGGAGAAAAACGGTGCCTCAAATAGCGCAACCAGAGCACCGTCCTCGCGCTGAATCGGATGTGCACGAACGAGGGGCAGTGAGCGGTTCAACTCATTGATGCTGAGACGAAGATTGCTCTTATCTGCATTCATCTTCGCGGTTCCAAGCCACTGGCTGGTGATCTTGAATCCGATGTCCTTGACTTCAAAGAAGCACATGATCGACGGAAACGCGGTGCGGGTGAGGCCGTCCTCGGAACTGCGGAAATACTGCAATTCAAGCGCATCGAGTGCCGCTTCGATTCGTTCTTGGGTAACTGGCTGCAACTGGGCAGTCCTTTCTTTTTCTAGGCGAAGTGTCCTTAGAGCACCGGTAGTGGAGATGGCATGTAGTCGGCGCCGATGAGTTGCCCATCGTTAAAGGACAGTACCCATACCGACGCCTTCTTCGCCAGGATCGGCGAATCGATCGGCAGACGCCCGTCGGCCGAAAGCGCAGCAATCATCTCAGGGATGACCCCGCCCTGCGAGCACACAACGTGTGTGCCACCGCGTTTGATGAGCGCGTCAAAATCTGCGCGGGCGGCTACCTGGTTCTCCTGCCACGCGATTTCACCGAAGGTGGCGTCGATCGTGATGTCTTTACCGAGTGCCTTCGCAAGTGGGATCAGTGTCTGCTCGCAACGCAACGGCTCGGCAGAATAGAGAGACTCAGGAGCGAACGCCTGCAGCAGCGGCACAAGCGCCTTCGCCTGGCGCTTGCCCTTCTTATCGAGCGGCCGACGACTATCGTCGTGCTTCCAGGCCTCCTTGTAGTTCGCACGTGCGTGGCGCACGTACAGAATTCGGGTGTCAGCAGGGGTGGCGAAGCGCTTCGCAGCTTTTAGCAATACTTGCCTGTCGAGCTCGTAGCTCATCACCTGCGTCGCATCGTCGATCTTGAGCCAGCGAATCTCGTCGACCTCATTGTTAGGGGTGAACTCGCCGCCGACTACCTTGCCGGTCCAGTAGTACACAACCTTCGTCGTGTTCTTGACTGGATACACGGTTTTACCAATCAGCTTTCCCAGCCGGACTTCGTAGCCAGTTTCCTCCTGGATTTCGCGAACGGCGGTGGTAACGAGGAACTCGCCTGGATCCACCTTGCCTTTGGCGAGCGACCAGTCGTCGTAGTGTGGGCGGTGGATACAAGCGACTTCTATAGAATCCGGATGCTCCAGATCGCCACGCCACAGCACGGCACCCGCGGCGAGTGTTGTCTTCTTGAACTCTCGACGCGGATGGCGGGGGACTTCTTGGTGGCGTCCGGTAATGAACATTTCTCCGAATTGGTCTTTGTGTTGTTCGTGGAGCTTCGTTGAACGTGACATACTTTCTATCTTTACGCACTTTGCAGGTTTTCGCTGCAGCGACAGGTCAGCGGGCTGATTGTGGATATTGGCGGTAGAAAAGTGCTAGCGTGAAACGGTTCATGCAGACAGGAATGGCGGTGGCACAAGTGGTAAACGTAGCGGTAATGGGTGCAGGTTCCTGGGGGACAACCTTGGCCAAAGTGTTTGCCGATGCCGGCAACATGGTGCAGCTGTGGGCACGCCGGGACGAGCTGGCGAAGACCATGCAGGAGACTCGGGAGAACCCCGATTACCTGCCGGGGATTGCGCTGCCGGACGGGGTCTTCGCAACGTCTGACGCGGAAGCGGCACTGCAGGCTGCCGATATCGCTATTTTTGCTGTGCCGAGCCAAACCATGCGCCAGAACCTGGAAGTGTGGGCCCCGCTGCTGCGTACTGACACCACGCTGTTGTCCATTTCGAAAGGTATTGAGACCGGCACATACATGCGAATGTCGGAGATCATCGCTGAGGTTACCGGCGCAGAGGAGAACCGAATCGCGGTACTCAGCGGGCCAAACCTTTCCCGCGAGATTGCTGAGGAACAGCCGGCGGCCACCGTCATCGCCTGCAGTGACATCAACCGTGCGAAGCTCGTGCAGGCTGCGTGTGCGACGTCGTACCTGCGCCCGTATACGAACACTGATGTTGTCGGCTGTGAGATCGGAGGTGCGACGAAGAACGTCATCGCGCTCGCCTGTGGCATGGCTTCTGGCCAGGGGCTAGGGGAGAACACGCTGGCAACGCTTATTACCCGTGGCTTGGCTGAAAGTACGCGTCTAGGCCAGGAGTTGGGTGCTGACGCCCGGACGTTCGCAGGCCTGGCGGGCATGGGGGACTTGGTTGCCACGTGCTCTTCGCCGCTGTCTCGTAACCGAACTTTCGGTTCTGCGCTGGGGAAGGGTGCCACGATTGAAGAAGCGAAGGCTGCGACGAAGGGCCAGGTTGCCGAGGGGGTTATTTCCTCACGCAGCATTTATCAGCTCGCCGAGCGCCACGGCGTGGACATGCCGCTGACACAAGCCGTTTTCGCCGTGTGTCACCAGGGTGTGACGGTGGAAGAAACGATTGCTGCGTTGATGGGTCGGTCGAAAAAGTCGGAGTAGACACCAGGTAATGTGTCAGCTGTGATTCGTATTGCAGTAGTCTACGGTGGTCGTTCCACCGAGCATTCAATTTCTTGTATTTCTGCCGGCTCCATCATGGCCCACCTCGACCCCGAGGTGTACGAGGTGTTTCCGGTAGGTATTCGCCGGGATGGTACGTGGGTGCGCGGGGAAATCGACCCCGTTGGCGGAGAGGCGCTTCCCGAAGTTCGTGGTGGGGCAGAGATCGCGTTGAGCATCAACCCTTCGCGCCGCGGTGAGTTTACTGATGTCGCCACCGGCGAGACCGTCGCGCAGGTCGACGTTGTTTTCCCGGTCCTGCACGGGCAGTTTGGTGAAGACGGCACAATCCAAGGCATGTTCGAGCTTTCGGGAATCCCGTACGTGGGGCCAGGCGTCTTGGCGTCCGCGAGTGGCATGGACAAGGAGTACACGAAGAAGCTCGTGGCACTTGCCGGAATTACAGTGACTCCGGAAGTGATTCTCCGCGGAGGTGAACTGCTGCTCGATGAGGATAAGCAGCGCCTAGGCCTTCCAGTGTTCGTCAAGCCCGCCAACGGTGGATCGTCGATTGGTGTGTCCAAGGTAACCACGTGGGAAGACTTCGATGCCGCACTGCATCAAGCGTACGAGTGTGATTCGAAAGTGATCGTCGAATCGGAGCAGGTCGGCGACGAAGTCGAGGTTGGAGTTCTGGAGTTTCCCGATGGCCGCATCGAGGCTTCCGTGCCGGCCAAACTCAATGGAACTGATGCCTCCGCAGAAGGCTTCTATGGCTTCGAAACGAAGTACATGGAAGAGGGAGTTACAGCAACAATCCCCGCGCCTTACGACGCCTCTTTGATAGCTACCCTGCAGGACCAAGCAGTCCGTGCATTCAATGCACTGAACTGTAAGGGATTGGCACGCGTGGACTTCTTCGTCACCGACAAGGGTCCTGTGCTCAACGAGATCAACACCATGCCGGGGTTCACCGCAATTTCGATGTACCCACAGGTGTGGAACGCAAGCGGCATCGACTACCCGAAACTGCTCGACACTCTGGTCCGCACTGCGCTGCGGGCAGCCGACGGCGCAACGGACTAAGACTTGCGTTCGGGGACGTGCTTCTCGACGAGCTCGGTCAGCGTGGTGATGACCTCATTGCCCTCACCTGAGGGCACAAAGGCCGCAACGTTGACCTCTCGCCCGAGCGCGTACCACGTCGACGAGGTGGTACCAGTTGCAGTGATGGTGTCCTCAAACCAAGGAATCCCGTTGATCTGTTGCAAGGTCGCTCCGGCCTCGTAGTGCTCCGGGTCGTTCACACCACAACGCAGCACAATCGGTTCGTGGCCAAGCTGCGTCCAGACTGCAGTTTGCGGCGAAGCCACTTTGTTCTCAGGAAGCCGTTTATAGCCTTCGACGAGCGATTCAGGAAGCGCAGCAAGCAATCCGCCGCATGCGTTTGCTCCACTCCCGTCCGTTGAATGCGTCGCTGGCTGCAGCTCAGAGAGCGGCGCC is a window of Corynebacterium pseudogenitalium DNA encoding:
- the leuC gene encoding 3-isopropylmalate dehydratase large subunit, yielding MGQKPLTLAEKVWRDHVVTRGENGQPDLLYIDFQLLHEVTSPQAFDGLRLNGRRMRHPELHLATEDHNVPTTGIVSGELTEISDPTSRTQVSTLRKNCEEFGVVLHEMGDEEQGIVHTVGPQLGISQPGMTIVCGDSHTSTHGAFGSIAMGIGTSEVEHVMATQTLPLAPFKTMAIEVSGTLQPGVSAKDLILAIIAKIGTGGGQGHIIEYRGEAIRKLSMEARMTICNMSIEAGARAGMVAPDETTFEYVKGRPYAPKGKDWDDAVAYWKTLPTDPGAKFDTVVEIDASTLTPFVTWGTNPGQGLPLSASVPDPEDFGDDSAKQAAEKALQYMGLTPGTPLRDIKIDTVFLGSCTNARIEDLRAAAEVVRGQKIAEGTRMLVVPSSAKVKQQAEEEGLHTIFEEFGAEWRTAGCSMCLGMNPDQLAPGERSASTSNRNFEGRQGPGGRTHLVSPEVAAATAVLGHLAAPADITSTANAQ
- a CDS encoding NUDIX hydrolase produces the protein MSRSTKLHEQHKDQFGEMFITGRHQEVPRHPRREFKKTTLAAGAVLWRGDLEHPDSIEVACIHRPHYDDWSLAKGKVDPGEFLVTTAVREIQEETGYEVRLGKLIGKTVYPVKNTTKVVYYWTGKVVGGEFTPNNEVDEIRWLKIDDATQVMSYELDRQVLLKAAKRFATPADTRILYVRHARANYKEAWKHDDSRRPLDKKGKRQAKALVPLLQAFAPESLYSAEPLRCEQTLIPLAKALGKDITIDATFGEIAWQENQVAARADFDALIKRGGTHVVCSQGGVIPEMIAALSADGRLPIDSPILAKKASVWVLSFNDGQLIGADYMPSPLPVL
- a CDS encoding D-alanine--D-alanine ligase family protein; this translates as MIRIAVVYGGRSTEHSISCISAGSIMAHLDPEVYEVFPVGIRRDGTWVRGEIDPVGGEALPEVRGGAEIALSINPSRRGEFTDVATGETVAQVDVVFPVLHGQFGEDGTIQGMFELSGIPYVGPGVLASASGMDKEYTKKLVALAGITVTPEVILRGGELLLDEDKQRLGLPVFVKPANGGSSIGVSKVTTWEDFDAALHQAYECDSKVIVESEQVGDEVEVGVLEFPDGRIEASVPAKLNGTDASAEGFYGFETKYMEEGVTATIPAPYDASLIATLQDQAVRAFNALNCKGLARVDFFVTDKGPVLNEINTMPGFTAISMYPQVWNASGIDYPKLLDTLVRTALRAADGATD
- a CDS encoding IclR family transcriptional regulator gives rise to the protein MRQYSEDSGIKVLDRSISIVRAVAGGDKTLAELSEATGLPRATTHRIATALEVHNVLARTEDGQWTIGRALSHFSGHSSPRLLSAAAPIMRNLVEVTGESVQLYKLSGDTRTCIAAEKPESGLTYTVPVGSQLSLTAGSAARVFAAHSLIDASPFPSQDLEAIRETGLAESIAEREVGLASLSAPITNPDGSVIAVLSVSGPAERLTPTPIEKWGPELHEAAQELTEALR
- a CDS encoding alpha/beta hydrolase, which codes for MPIPVRKRCVLAVSVVVMLAQAQVPPAEAEASSAQNNPLSSIFTGEPSRSGSSVLDAASVVLAVLSLSSAVPLLAIPAAVLVALGRGELGSSMYQLYPGSSTGSSRGDASATFPAHDAPPAELRSMRQVEGDLWELTVWSPSMQREVTNDVLLPSGTAPRPTFYLMMGADGAAGGYSWANSSEYQAFFAGKLVNVVTPKGSVSSMQADWYREDPATGMNKWLTYMTRELPPLIDAQFHGNGHDAIAGISMSGGPALDIAVNAPDRFVAAASYSGCPATTGVLGGIYTSSGVTMNKGNPVNMWGTSSNRAWWRHSPILNLERLRGTTLWLGAAQGVPGAIDEEASSKRLGAPMVIEATSYACSKYFAETAQQQGLNVTWHEIVEGTHTWGVFEHMLRASWPTIEGALRESGAWPADLESS
- the gltX gene encoding glutamate--tRNA ligase, with protein sequence MNKPAKMRVRFCPSPTGTPHVGMVRTALFNWAQARHSGGTLIFRIEDTDAARDSEESYQAIIDSLKWLGLDWDEGVLVGGPHEPYRQSQRMDIYKEVLDKLIEAGEVYPAYSTNEEVQARHKAAGRDPQLGYDNFDRDLTEEQIAAYEAEGRKPVWRLRMPDKDWTWNDLVRGEVTFKSQTQPDYVVARSNGAPLYTLVNPVDDALMQVTHVLRGEDLLSSTPRQLALYEALQRIGVAEFTPEFAHLPFVMGQGNKKLSKRDPESNLFNHRDNGIIPEGMINYLALLGWSLSSDEDIFSVDQLVEAFDVSDVLGNPARFDQKKLEAINADHIRLLEPKDFEQRLRDYLTEFTDFPVDYPADKFALAAELVQTRIKVLSDAYGLLKFLVTPDADLVLNEKAAKKNLKDTAVQPLDAGIAALDAIAEDDWTTESIEKALHTALIEELELKPRVAFGALRVGISGEQVSPPLFESMELLGKQSTMARLRAAREVTPYTAPEA
- a CDS encoding carbonic anhydrase — protein: MRKAHSAALAAVAASALLLGGCSQAGTSAPSTSSEAAPASEAHWGYEGDGSPEHWGELSAEFETCGAGKEQSPINLRDATPEDLADIEFAYAASTGEVLNNGHTLQYTPSTTQKVTLDGEDLELAQLHMHTPAEHEVDGKQLPGEIHFVHKNAAGDITVLGILLEEGAPNELVQYLLDNAPDTVDSSHISQEEVNISDALPASHEYITYAGSLTTPPCTENVRWIVMTQPVTASTEQLQAFESTIGKNARPVQDMNGRELTLDATS
- a CDS encoding NAD(P)H-dependent glycerol-3-phosphate dehydrogenase, which produces MAVAQVVNVAVMGAGSWGTTLAKVFADAGNMVQLWARRDELAKTMQETRENPDYLPGIALPDGVFATSDAEAALQAADIAIFAVPSQTMRQNLEVWAPLLRTDTTLLSISKGIETGTYMRMSEIIAEVTGAEENRIAVLSGPNLSREIAEEQPAATVIACSDINRAKLVQAACATSYLRPYTNTDVVGCEIGGATKNVIALACGMASGQGLGENTLATLITRGLAESTRLGQELGADARTFAGLAGMGDLVATCSSPLSRNRTFGSALGKGATIEEAKAATKGQVAEGVISSRSIYQLAERHGVDMPLTQAVFAVCHQGVTVEETIAALMGRSKKSE
- the leuD gene encoding 3-isopropylmalate dehydratase small subunit codes for the protein MEKFTTHSGVAVPLTRSNVDTDQIIPARYLKRVTRTGFEDGLFSNWRNNEPDFVLNNEAYKEGSVLFAGPDFGTGSSREHAVWALQDYGFRAVFSPRFADIFRGNAGKAGLLAGIMSESDIELIWKQLEQAPGTVATVSLPDRTVTVGESTYSFDVDDYTRWRLSEGLDDIGLTLRNEQAIEGYEQQRRPFYPATSPR
- a CDS encoding YbjN domain-containing protein — protein: MQPVTQERIEAALDALELQYFRSSEDGLTRTAFPSIMCFFEVKDIGFKITSQWLGTAKMNADKSNLRLSINELNRSLPLVRAHPIQREDGALVALFEAPFFSSDGFSDEQLQSMLQFYFSIMHYAVEALDENFAHLKDKHPYKQEKEQ